GGCAGCCCCACCTTTTTAAGTACATCGTTAGCCTCGTCCATCGAATGCGCCGTCCCACTTACGGGTACATCCAGCCCGATGCGAATCATCGCTTCCTTGAACAGCGTCCGATCCTCAGCCTTGGCAATCGCCTCAGGCGTTGCCCCGATCATCTCCACGCCGTACCGCGTCAGGATCCCCTGCTCATACGCCTCCATCGCGCAGTTGAGGCCCGTCTGCCCCCCCAGCGTCGGCAGCAGCGCATCGACCCGCGGCCCCCGCGCCTGCTCCGTCTCCAAGATCTTCTCAATGAACGCCGGCGTGATCGGCTCGATGTACGTTCGATCCGCGAACTCCGGGTCCGTCATGATCGTCGCCGGGTTGGAATTGAGCAGGACAACGCGATACCCCTCCGCCCGCAGGGCCTTGCACGCCTGCGTCCCGCTGTAGTCGAACTCGCAGCCCTGCCCGATCACAATCGGCCCGGATCCGATCAGCATAATCGTCTTGATGTCTTCGCGTTTGGGCATTCTCTCGTCCGCCTCGGCCGGTTTTTCGACCGGCCTCCTCGCAGCCGGGCAATTATATCGAGCCGCGCCACCAGCGACACACGATTTTCGCCACGCGGCCAAGTCGCCGGTATATTGCTCTCCGTGAAACGAAACTCACAGCCATCGGATCAGAGGGAAACCACGCCGGCGCATGCCGTTCATCTGGACGGCTCGCCGCTGACGCTCGTTCAACTCGACGCCGCCTACGACCGCCCGCTTCAGGTTTCGATTTCTGATGAGGTCTGGGCCGCGATTCGAGCGGCCCGTGCGAAGATCGAAGCTCACCTGGCCGGCGGCGAGGTCATTTACGGCGTCAACACCGGCTTCGGAAAGCTCTGCAACAAGCGGATCGCGCCGGATGAAGTCGAAAAGCTCCAGGAAAATCTGATCATCTCTCACGCCGTCGGCGTCGGCCCGCCGATCCCGCTTGAACTCGTCCGCTTCATGATGCTCTTCAAGATCGTCGCCCTCGCCGCCGGGGCCAGCGGTGTTCAACCCGCCGTGATCGAGTGTCTCGCCGCCATGCTCAACGCCGACTGCCTGCCCGTCATTCCAACCCGCGGCTCGCTCGGCGCCAGCGGCGATCTCGCGCCGCTCGCACACATGGTCCTGCCGATGATCGCTCGCGGGGATGTCTCCGTCGCTGGAAACGTACGGCCGGCAGCGGGTGCCTTCGAAGAACTCGGCATCAAGCCCGTGAAGCTGGGTGCGAAAGACGGCCTGGCCCTTGTCAACGGCACACAGATGATGCTCGCCTATGCCGCCGCAATCTGCGTCCGCGCCCGCCGCCTGGCCAAACACGCCGATCTGCTGGCGTCGATGTCGCTCGAAGCCCTCCGCGGCAGCCTCAAGCCCTTCGACGAGGGCCTCATCGCCCTCCGGCCTCACCCCGGCGCGGTCGAAGTCGCGGCCAACATCCGCCGCCTCATGGCCGACAGCGAAATCCTCGTCTCCCACGCCAACTGCGACAAAGTCCAGGACCCCTACAGCCTCCGCTGCGTTCCCCAGGTCCACGGCGCCTGCCGCGACGCCCTGCGACACGCGACCGAAACGGTCCTCATCGAACTCCGCTCCATCACCGACAACCCAGTGCTCGTCAACGGCGAAGTCATCAGCGGCGGCAACTTCCACGGCGAGCCCCTCGCCCTCACCCTCGACTACCTCGCGATGGCCCTAACCGAATGGGCCAGCATCTCCGAGCGCCGGACATACCTTCTAACGCTTGGCCACGACGGTCTGCCACCGCTCTTAATGAAAAACACCGGTCTTAACAGCGGTTTCATGATGCCCCAATACACCGCCGCCGCGCTCGTGAACGAATGCAAAGTCCTCTCCCACCCCGCCAGCGTGGACACCATCCCGTCGAGCCTCGGTCAGGAAGATCATGTCTCCATGGGTGCAACGAGCGCCCTGAAATGCTGGCAGATCATCGACAACGCCGAGACCGTCCTCGCCATCGAACTCCTCTGCGCCGGTCAGGCCCTTGATTACCGCCTCCCCACCAAACCCGGCCTGGGTCCGCGTCTTGCTTTGGAAGCGTTGCGCCAATCAATTCCCCACGCCGAGGCCGACCGCGCATTCGGCGAGGACATTCAAACCGCGCTGCGCTTGCTGCGCAAACAGGCGGTTCTCGCACCTGTCGAAAAGGCCCTGTCCCGGCTCGACTGACGATCCTACGCCGACGCCCCGCTGTAGTGCCTCAGCCCGAATCGCCAAAACCGATTCGAGACGATGAACATTCCCGCTGCCAACAGGCAGGCCCAGCCGAGTGCGGCCGTCGGCATCTTGGATGAATCGCCGAGAAACGTCGCGGCGGGGACCATCGTGATGAATGCCAGGGGCAAGATGTAAGTCAACGCCCAGCGCAGCCAATCCGGATAAATCGTGATCGGATAGCGGCCGGCCTCGAACACATTCCAAAAGACCATCTCGATGTTCTGGATACGCACAAACCAAAAACAAAGCGTCGCCAGCATCAGCCAAATACCATAGACAATGACGTATCCCGCCGCGATAACGCCGACGAACATGGCAAGGTTGACCGGCGACACCGCCCCGTGGAGCTTGACGCACCCAATGACGCAGACGGTCAGTCCGAGGACGACGTCGACGAGCCGATAGATGATGATCTCGCGGATGCTGACCAGTAGCTGGGCGTTGACCGGCCGAAGAAGGACGAAGTCGAGCGTCCCTTTTTGGATGTCCTCCAGCAGCTTGTGCATGTTCGGAAGGATTGAGATGCGCAGGCCCCCGGCCACCATCCGATACACGCCGGTCAGCACCAGCATATGCTGCCACTGCCAGCCCCGGATCTGCGGCGTGTTATGAAAGACCGTCCAGACGACGAGCAATTCGCTCGCCAGGTGCATGATTGACACGACGATCCGCATCATCATGTCGAAGCGATAGGCCGCGACATTCTGAATGCTCACGCGGGCAAACAGCGCCGCCAGTCTAATGGGTCGCTTCAGGGACATCGGATCACCCGCTCACCGCCGAGTAACGTTTGACGGCCGCCGCCCACCCGACGCGAAAAAGGATCACCAGCCCAGCGAGCCAGACCAACTGCATCGCCAGGCCGGTGGCAATCTGGCCGGTATCCGTCATCTTGCCCGTCAGCACCTCTGCCGGAAACGCAAACATCCAGCGAAATGGCAAAGCCCAGGCAAACGAAAGAACCGCGCCGGGCAGGGCCAACATCGGCGAGAATCGCCCGCCAAGAAACATGCTCAGACCAAAATAGACCTCGCCGACCGCATCGAGCTTGGGCGTCCAGAAAGCAATCAAGGACACCACGTAGCCCAGGACGAAATTCAGCGCGCCGGCCAGCACAATCGTGAAGATCCCAACAGTAATCTGCCATGGCGGCGCACGAAAATCCGGCGCGTACAGCCAGAAGCAAATCGCCCACATCGGCGCCAGGAAACCGAGCGTCGCAATCTTGTAGGCGAGGTTATTCGCCATCGACTCCCAGATGGGCAAGATCGGTCGCAGAAGCTTCGCCGAAAGCTCTCCACTGCGTATGCGGTAACCCATCTCATAGGTATCCCACGCCGTGGTCACGTGCCCGATGACCATGATTGCGAAGTAGTAGGCCGCCAATTGGCCCTTCGAGAACCCCGCGATCTGGCCATCCGGTCGGCCCTCTGCTGCGGCGCTCCACATCGCATACAACACTGCGGGATTCACCAGGCCCCAGATGGCCCACAAGATGATCTCCCCGCGATACTGAAGCATCACGCCGATATAGACGCGAAGAAAAGCGGGAAACGCTCGCACGATGGTCGTCACGTTCCGTGCGCCTCCGCGGGTTGACGGGAAGAATCCGGGTTCTCTCCGGCCGCGGCCTGTTCGCTGAAGGCCCGCTTGATCACGTCCTCGATCGGCGGATCTTCGATCGTCAGATCGAGAATTGGGAGGTCGTTGAGCAGCCGCTCGGTAATGGCCGGGGCGCTGCGCTTGGGCACCCGCAGCTCCACCTTGCGCCCCTCGCGGACCAGCACCTCTCCCAGGGCCGCAAAGTCGTAGCCGTCCAGTTCGCGGTCCAGATCGACTTTGATGACCTTGAACGGGGCCAGCTTGGCAGACAGCGCGTCGAGCGCCCCATCGAACAGAATGCGCCCGTGGTGGATGACGATGATCCGCTTGCACAGCGCCACCACGTCGGCCATGTAATGGCTCGTCAAAATGATCGTTGCGCCGTGCCGCTTGTTGTAGCCGGCGATGAACTCTCGAATCCGCGCCTGCATGGTCACGTCCACGCCGATCGTGGGCTCGTCGAGAAAAAGGACCGCCGGGCGATGCAGCAGCGAAACGCAAATCTCGCACTTCATCCGCTCGCCCAGGGACAACGTCCGCACCTGCTTCTTTAAGATCGGCGTCAGGTCCAGCAGCTCCACCAACTCGTCGAGCGTCTCTTGATACTGCGCCTTGGGGATGTTGTAGACCGCCCCATGGACCATGAACGAATCGATCGCCGGTAGGTCCCACTGCATCTGCGAGCGTTGCCCCATGAGCATGCTGATCTGCCGCAAATACTCCGCCTCCCGGTTCCACGGCACATGATCCATGACTCGTGCCGTTCCCGACGTTGGGTACAACAACCCCGAGAGCATCTTCAGCGTGGTCGTCTTGCCCGCCCCGTTGGGACCCAGAAAGCCGACGATCTCCCCCTTCTCGACGGTGAAGCTGACCTGATCGACCGCGTTGACCTGTCGATACTTCCGCCGAAACACGCTTCGAAGCGATGCGACGAGCCCGCCTTCCCGCTCCGGTACGCGAAAGTTCTTGCTGAGTGAATCCACCTCGATTTGGGGCATAGAGAATTGACGGAGTGTAGCCGCGGTCGCCGACCGGAATCCAGCCCGCCCTCCGCCGATTTATGGAGAGGGCTTGGCCAGCGCCTTGTCCACTTGCTCACGCATCTTCTTGTAGTCGCGGTTGATCTGCAGCGTCTTGTCCAGGCGGATCATCTCGTCCAGCTTCTCGCGGGCGATTTCCCAGCGCTTCTGGGCCACGTCCTCGCGAGCCTCCCGGAGCAGCAGCCGGGCACGGTCCGTGTTCTTCATTTGCGGGCCGGTCTCCTCGTGCATGTAGGACGTGACAAACTTGACCAGATAGACGCTCCCAACCACGCCCCCGCCCAGCAGCAGCGCGATAAAAATGTATTTGAACGCGAACGTGCCAAAAAGCGTCCCGAAAGCGTCCGCGATCTTGGTGAAGACCGTCGCCTTCCTGGGCTTCAGTTCCGTAAGCTGACCCTTTTTCTTCTCTTCCTTCGTGCCGGGTCCGGCTCGGCCGGTCAATTGGTCGTAGCTTTCGATCAGCTTGTTCTGCTCCTCCCGATACTTCGCCTCCTCCTCCGCTGAGAGCTGCTTTTTCTTCTGTGCCTCCTGGAATTTCATCAAGGCCGCTTGCTCGTCGACCTTCGGCGTGGCGGACGATCGCCCCGTCGCCGGTTTTTTCGCGGCGCCCGCGCTCGCTCCGACCGTCACGCCGGGGATGCGCAGCGGCCCCTTGCAATGCGGGCAGCGAACCGCCTTTCCGGCCAGTTCGTCCTTGACCTTCATCTGCTTGCCGCATTTACAGGAAACGGAGATCGCCATGTGCAGGTTTTTCCGTTGAAATCGTGCAGCGCGTTCGTCGCGCCTGCCTCCGCCCGTTGCCCAATGGACCTAATGGATTATTGGTGTTCCGACCGTGTATGACAAGCATCGCCCTATTGCGATCGAAGGAGCCTTGCGGAGAGGTGTGACTTCGCCCGATAGCGATAATGGACCGCACAGCGTCCGCCAAACGCAAAGCGCAGCATCTTGACCCCCCCGGCCGTTCTCATAACATCGAAGGGATGATGGAGAAGGTGGAGGACTCGCCGGGGCTCAATTTTCGCGCCCGCGCTGGCCGCCCAACCCAGGGGCGTGCGATGACCCTCATCGAAATGGCGGTCGCCGTCCTGCTGATCGGCGCCGGCCTGTTTCTGCTGGTGGGGTGGACGCGGGGCCTCCAGTCCGACGCCCGCCGGACCCTGGCGGTGCGGCTCCTCGCCGAACTGGATAAGGCCCTCGCTCAATATCATCGGGCGAACGATCGCTATCCCATCGCCCCTCAACCGAACGCCGCCGCTCGCGTGACCATCGCCCTTCTCGACTTCGAGCGAACCCGGCAGACGCTCGACGATCTGCCGCCCTCCGTCTGGCGCGGCCCGGGACAGCGTATTCTGGTAGACCCCTGGGGGACGCCGCTCAAGTATTTCTCCGAGACGGACGAATCGCGCTACGTTCTGGCCAATAACGGCCGGCCGGTCTTCGTTTCGGCAGGTCCGGATCGCGATTTCGGCGATGAAGACGTGTCGAAAATCGGCGACAACCTGCGCAGCGACGATCCGGGTCCGGCGGGATTCCGACTGGACCACATCATGCGCGAATCGTTAACGGAGGAGGAGCCCGCGGGTGGCGAAAAAGAACATTGACCGGGTCGACGTTCGCGATCGACGCGTCTTAATGCGCGTCGATTTTAACGTCCCGTTGAAGGAAGGTCGGATCACCGATGATCGCCGCGTGGTCCAGGCGCTGCCTTCGATTCGCTCGGTCATGGACCGCGCCGGCAAACTCATCCTCATGAGCCATTTGGGACGGCCCTCCGGCAAGGGCCCCGAGTCCGCCTTCAGCCTGCGCCCCGTCGCGGAACACCTGGCGACGCTGTTGGGGAGAGGCGTGCGCCTGGCCGACGATTGCGTGGGAGATCAGGCCAACCAACTTGTCGATGAAATGAAATCCGGCGACGTGCTGGTCCTGGAGAACCTGCGCTTCCATGCCGAGGAAACGCTGGTCGATTCCGCCAAGAAGAACCCCGACAAAAAGCCAACGGCGAATCAGCAGGAAAAGATCGACGCGTTCGCCCGTGCCTTGACGCGGAACGCCGACCTTTACTGCAACGACGCTTTCGGAACCTGCCATCGCAAACACGTGAGCATGTACGATGTGCCCATGCTGCTGGGCGCCGGCAGGAGAGTCTGTGGCCACCTCGTGCAGAATGAGCTGAAATTTCTGGGAGACGCACTCGCTCAGCCTGAACGGCCGTTTGTCGCGATTCTGGGCGGGGCCAAAGTCAGTGACAAGATCAAGGTCATCGAGAATCTGCTCACCAGGGTGGACACGATCCTCATCGGCGGGGCAATGACCTACACCTTCAACGCCGCGAAGGAACTTGGCGTAGGCAAGAGCCTCTGCGAGCGGGACAAGACGAACGTGGCCAAAAGCCTTCTGGACAGAGCAGGACAGAAGTTGCGCCTGCCGAGCGATCACGTCTGCGCTTCGCAATTGGAAAAAGGGGCTGCCACAAAGACGGTGGCCGGCGCGATTCCCGATGATCTCATGGGTTTGGACATCGGTCCTATGACTATTGCGGATTACCGCAAGTTGTTGGCGACCGCCAGGACGATCGTGTGGAATGGACCCATGGGCGCATTCGAGACGACTCCCTTTGATCGGGGAACGTTGGCCATCGCACAGGCGCTGGCGGACGCCACGGCCAATGGCGCAACGACCATCATCGGCGGCGGCGACTCGGCCGCGGCCGTCGAAGCCGCCGGCCTGGCCGACAAGATGACCCACATTTCCACCGGCGGCGGCGCCAGCCTGGAGTTTCTCGAAGGCAAGCCCTTCGCTACCATCGAGATCCTGGACGACGCCTGACCGCATCGACTATTGGCGCGAGCCCCATGACCCGACTCATCCTCATCGCCACAGCACAGACGGATTGGCGCGTCCAGGACCGACTGGCCGGTGACACCGATCTGCCCCTCAATCAGACCGGCCACGAACAGGCGGTCGCCGATGGCGGCGCCCTCACCGCGCTGGCGCCGACCATCTGCCGTTGCGGTCCCGAGCAGGCCACCAAACAAACCGCGGGGATCATGGCGCACCAACTTGGTATTCGCTTTCGCACCGTCAAGGAGCTTCGCGAGGTCGACCTCGGCCATTGGGAGGGGCTGACGATGGATGAATTCCGCGAACGCTTTCCCAAGGTCCATCGCCAATGGCGCGCCGAGCCGACGACCGTCGAACCGCCCGAAGGCGAGTCCATTCCCACTGCCGCTTCGCGCCTATCCAACGGACTCAAAAAAATTCTCAAGCGCCATCCCGACGAGGCCATGATCATCGTCGTTGGCCCGCTGGCCCACGCCATCCTTCGCTGCCGACTGCAGGACGGCAATTACGAAAAATTCTGGGAGTACGCGGACAGCGACGAGCGACGGTGCGACCTGACGATCGAACCGGCCAGCATTGCCGCACCCTGACTCGTCTTCGCGTGGCTTTGGGATATTGCTCGCTAATGACGATGCGCGCGAGGCCTTGACGATGAACGGGGAATCGTTACCTTCATGGCCATAGGCTCCATTTTCCTGGAGGGACACCACCATGACCGAGCGCGTTCGCGAAATCCTGAGCTGGTACAAAGGTGAAAACCCCGGCGTCCTGACCAATCTGGCCCGGATGCTCAACCACGGCCGCCTTGGCGGCGTCGGCCGCATGGTGATCCTCCCCGTCGATCAGGGATGGGAGCACGGTCCCGTGCGCAGCTTCGGCCCCAACGACGCCGGCTACGATCCTCACTATCACTTCAAGCTCGCTACGGAAGCGGGCCTGAATGCCTACGCCGCTCCGCTGGGTTTCCTCGAAGCTGGCGCCGCGGACTTCGCCGGCGATGTCCCCCTCATCCTCAAGGCCAACAACCACGACATGCTGGCCGACGAAAAAGATTCGTGGCAGGCGCTCACCGCCTCGGTTCGCGATGCCCGCCGCCTCGGCTGCTGTGCCGTCGGCCTGACCATCTACCCCGGTTCGGCTTTGCGGAAACAAATGTATGAAGAGTGTCGGGCCTACGCCGAGGAAGCCAAGGCCGCCGGTCTGGCCGTCGTCGTATGGAGTTATCCCCGCGGCAGCTCACTCTCCAAGGAAGGTGAAACAGCGATCGACGTGTGCGGCTACGCAGCGCAGATCGCCTGCCAGTTGGGCGCGCACATCATCAAAGTGAAACTGCCTTCCAACCACATCGAACAGGACGCCGCACGGAAGGTCTACGAGAAAGAAAAGATCGCCATCGGCACGCTGGCCGAGCGCGTCAAGCACGTCATCCAGTGTGCGTTCAACGGCCGCCGAATCGTTATTTTCAGCGGCGGGGCCAAGAAGGAGAATGACGCAGACGTATTTGAGGAATGCAAGGCCATCCGCGACGGAGGCGGCTTCGGCTCCATCATCGGCCGCAATACCTTCCAGCGCAAGCGCAACGACGCCCTAAAGTTCCTCGACCAGATCATCAAGATCTACTCGTAGGTTCGACCTCCGGTGAAGGAGCGCTCGCGGACGGCAATAACCCGTTTTCCTTCATGACGCGGTGAATCTCATCCGCGAGAATCTGGTTTCCCTCTTCTCGTAAATGGCTGTCTCGCGGAAAAAAAGGCCGCTCGCCGGCCGCCGCGCGTTCACGAAAGACCGGGAGCATATCCACACAGAGGATTTCCTTCTTCCTGCACCACGACGCCACTTCATTGCAAAACGTATCGGGGGGCATCTTGCGGGCATAGGGCAGCAGCGCCGCCGCCCGCTCGTGATAGACGAACGCCTTTGCCGGGATGGACACGACGATCAGCGTCGCGCCGACCTTTGCGGCGGCGTCGCGCAGGGACACCATCGCGCGCTCCGAGGAGGCCTTGCCTTCCGCCAGAATCGTGCTGCGCGTGTCTTGCGCCGCATAGGCATCGGCATCAAGGACATAGGTTTCGCCGTCGATTTCGCACTCCGCCGTCCCTCCCAGCGGCGGATGTTGCCAATCCGGCGGCAGTCGATAGGCGTTTTTTCGTACCGCCTCGAAAATGGCGTTCGACCGCGGGTAGTCGATCTGCGGGCCCAGCGTCTGCCGCGCCGCCCACCACGCCTGAAAGCACGCCTCATCAATCCAGTCATTGACAAAAGTGACCATGATGACGACGCGCGGTCGATGGGACGCACCGTGGACCTCGAAACACCGCAAGAACTGCGTCGGCGCGCTGGCGGAAATCCCCAGGTTCAGGACGTTGCGGCCGATCGCCGCCTCCAGCCGTTCCGTCCACGCCGCCTCCAATGCAACCTTGTGGCCGAACACAAAGCTGTCACCAACCGCCACCGCCCAAACCGGAGCCTTCGTCGGATGGTCACGAAAGCACACACCGTTCGCCCCAATGGGCTCGGACTTGTAGATGTATGCGCGGCCCAGTTCGTTCGTTTGCGCCACCACGACACCGCAGCGCATCGTCTTGCCAATATACGGATCGGCGACCCAATCGTCGTCGCTCCGCCATTCCGCGGTCAGAGGCGAGTACCCCCGGCGAAATTCTTCGCTGCCTTCCGATCTCAACCATACCCAGGCCGAGAATCCGAACAACACCAACGAAATGCTGAGGAGGCCGAGTGCCAGGCGCGCGTACAACGGCCCTCGATGGGACACCGACGATGGCGGTGCAGGTTTATTCGCTTCGGTGGGGTCGTGCGTCATGGTGTCTCAATCGGTTGAATGCGTTCCGCCCGCAGATAATCCTGCCACTCCCGCCATGGCCGCCCGCGAAAGTAAACCGTGCAGAGATCGCCATAGCGCACTTGTCCGCCGTAATCGCGCCGGACCCATTCCTTCAGCGGTGCCAGGAGCCGTCCTTCGAGGTGGCCATGCCGGAGATCGGGTTCCTCCGCCAGTGAAAAACCGCCTGCCGGAACCAGAAGCGTCGGCGGAGATGCCGCGTCGCTTGGATCCGACGGTTGCACATCGATCGGCGTCCAATCGACGATCGTTTCCGGCGGCGTCGCTTGCAATCGCATCAACACCTCCGGCAGCGGCGGATCGAGCAGCCGAATGCGCCCCCCAAAGATGTCGATCGCCTGGCAGATCTCCAGCGGTGTCCGGCGACCGGCGTAGTAGCTCACGGCGTGATCGCTCGGCCAAAGCATGATCGCCTGATCGTCGGCCGACGTCTCACGCAAGACGCGGACCAGTTTGTCCACGCGCTCGCGGCGATGGTGGTACGCCCTTCGCGCACTGCTCTGCGGGCTCATCAGAAATTGAACGTGGTCCCGGAGTTGGCAGACCCCGACGACGAGACCGATCAGGAAGACAAATGTCGTCGCCGGGCGTTTCCGCGGCGTCCAGGGCGCATCCATCGCCCAGGCCGCGAGCACCGTTGCCGGCGGCGCCGCCTGCAAGAGGTAGTGCCCGTACCCATGCGGAGCAACCACGAATATCAGCGTGGCGGCCAAGGCGTACACCACAACCAGTCCGAATTCGACGTCAATCGTTTCATAGGCGCCCTCCTCCCCGGTCCCGGCGCGCCGGGATCGCCGTCGCGTCCAATAGCCCATGCACGCCGCCAGCGCCGGGCCGAACACGATCACGCTGAGAAAAAGATGCCGACCGACGCCCGACCAATGGTCCCACTCCAAAATGCGCCATCGCTGGTGCTCCGCCGATGTGGCCCGAAACAGGTCATGCACAGCGACCTGCCGCCAGAACGCCCCGAGCGATTCATTGGCCCGTAACCAGATCAGGATACCGATCCATGGGATCGCCGCGCCCAGCCAACACAGGGCCATCGATTTCCAACCGGATGATCGCCCCAACGCCCGCCATCGGGCCAGAATCCCAATCGAAATAATGGCGAGCAGCAACACGCCTGTCTGCTTGAACGTCGCCGCCAGCCCGCAACATAGCCCGATGAGCAACCATCGTGCCGCCGCCCGACGCGCGACCAGAAGCCACACGGCCGACATCTCAAACAACGCCACGAACTTCTCCAGGTTGTCTCCCCAATCCGCCAGGACGCGATGACTCAGGACGACGCTCAAAAAACATGTCGCAAAAACCGCCGGGCCGCGCGGCGCAAAACGCCGGGCCACCGCGTAAGTCACCCCGCAGACCGCGACGGTTAGAAAGGCATCCAGCCAAAGGAAAGCTCGATCATCACCCACCCCGAAGACCCGATCCAGGCCGGCAAAGGTCAGGAATATCCCCGGCGGCTTGCTCTCCCACAGATCCTGATAAAGCCGTGCTCCGTCGAGCATCCTGGCCGCAAAATAGGCCCATATTCCGGTATCCGTCTGGAGGGGAATCTCCGACCACACCCACCGCCCGGCAATGACTTGGATCAGGGCCGCCGTAACCACCAGGGACAGGGTCCAGTCCCATCGACCCGACTTAGGGATACCTGGCGAAGCCTTTTGTGCCGGGAGCGCGTCGGGCGTGGTCATTTGCAAAGTCTAGTCGGAGCCCGGGGCCGCGAGAAATATTCCGACTCCCCTCGTTAATACCTCATGGAACCGGAATCTCATTGCGCGGGCGGCCCAACTTCTCGACCGCCCCCGCCAGCCGTGTAATTCTTTGGCCGCCTGAAACTCGGAGGAAAGTCATGAATCGCTCGCGAACCCTGCTCGCTGCCCCCACCCTCACCCTGTTACTTATCGCCGCCACCCCTACCAATGCCCTCGCCCAGTCCAGCAATCAGCCCGAATTCTACAAGGCGTACTACCTCGAAAAAGAGGCCAAGGACTACGCCGCCGCCCGCACACTTTACAGCAAGGTCGTTAATGCCCGGGTCAGCGATGATGTAGCCTCCGCCGCCCGGGCCGGCGCCGATCGCTGCCGCGACCACCTTGCCGCGCAGAACTTCGCCTCCCTCATGCCCCCGGATGCCCTGGCCTATGTCGAGATCACCCGCCCCGGTCAAATCATTGAAAAGCTCGCCGAAATGCTCGGCCTCACCACGAACGACATGCAGCAGGTTCTGTCCAAACGCCCGAGCAAGGCGTCGTCGGCCCCCTTCCATGTCCCCGAGGAAGTCGCTATCAGCCCGGCGCTCTTTGAAGTGCTCAGCAGCTTTGGCGGCGCGGCCTTCGCGATGACCAATTTCGATCCGAACGAAGGCGGCCCGCCCTCCGGTCTCGCCGTCATCCACCACGGCGACGCCGCCTTGCTCAAGGGTCTTCTCGAAACCTTCTTCCAGTTCTCCCCCGTCGCCGAAAAAATCGGCGATATGCCCACCTTTGGTTTTCATTGTTCCAAGATGGGTGAAATCACCGGCGTTCTTACGCAATCGCTTCTTATTGTCGGCACCGGCCGTGATCTCGTCGAAGGCGCGGTCAAACGCCTGGTAAACTCGGATACCCCATCGCTCGCCACGCGCGACGACCTCTCCGAGGTCATGACCGATCGGACCGGTGCAACAATATTCGCATTCTGCGACCTCGCGGCCGTCTTGAAGCGCGTGACCGGCTCGATGTCTGAGGATGACCGGCAAGAGTTTCAAGTCGCCAATGTCCTGGGCGATCTCGACCATCTCCGCTGGGCGACCTACTCGATGGGTATCCACGAAGGCGCGCTCACTACGCAACTCGCCGTCCGCTACGCCGACGATCATCGCAGCAT
Above is a window of Phycisphaerae bacterium DNA encoding:
- a CDS encoding class I fructose-bisphosphate aldolase, which codes for MTERVREILSWYKGENPGVLTNLARMLNHGRLGGVGRMVILPVDQGWEHGPVRSFGPNDAGYDPHYHFKLATEAGLNAYAAPLGFLEAGAADFAGDVPLILKANNHDMLADEKDSWQALTASVRDARRLGCCAVGLTIYPGSALRKQMYEECRAYAEEAKAAGLAVVVWSYPRGSSLSKEGETAIDVCGYAAQIACQLGAHIIKVKLPSNHIEQDAARKVYEKEKIAIGTLAERVKHVIQCAFNGRRIVIFSGGAKKENDADVFEECKAIRDGGGFGSIIGRNTFQRKRNDALKFLDQIIKIYS